The nucleotide sequence AAGAAAGAGACTTAGTCAAAATAACAGGAACAAGAATGGTTCCGACGTTCGTATTTAAAAATAAATCCTTGTTTGGTCTAAGGAGCAAGAAAGAAGTTCTAATTGGATTTGAGCAAAATATAGACGAAATAAGAAACATATTGCATATTGATAGCTGACGTTCCGCCAACTGTTGCTTTTCTGTAAGCAAGTATATTTTTTAACCATTTGTATACGGTTCGGGAGTATAGTAAACATGAAGCGAATGATAAAATCAGGTGATTAGAAAGAGGGAAGAAATAAAATGGGGGACGATGTTAAAAAAATCAAGATGGCTGTCAATGGAGGAATAGGCTTTGGGGCAAAGCTTAATGCAGAACAACTTCTCATGCTCTCAAAATATATGAATGAAAATGAAGAAATTGAACTAACAACCTTCCAACAGCTTTATATACGAATTCCAGAAGAGAAGATGGAAGAGATCATCAAGGAATTCGAAAGTGTTAAATTAGCCTGTTACCCAGTTGGGAATTACGTGAAGAGCTTGAGAACCTGTAATTTTTGCAAAGGCGAAGAAGAGGAAGGAATGCCAATAGCAAAAGAGCTAAACCGCCGCATTGCCGGAAAAAGTGTACCATTTACTCTTAAGGTGGCTTATACAGGCTGTCCTGTTGGTTGCGGTGAACCTCTGTTAAGCGACATAGGCATTATGAAAATTAGAGATTATTATAACTTATATGTCGGCGGAAAAGCCAAAGGGAAAGACGCTGAGGTTGGTTCCCTGCTGATGGAGAAGTTAACCCCCCAAGAATTGTACAACACAATAGAAAAATCATTGATGTATATTCCCAGACAGGCAAAAGACGAGAAACCTTCCATAAATTTTTAAAGCGTGTAGGCAGAGAGTCCTTAATTAGCTAAGAGGGAAAAGAGCCGGTTACAACTTTGTAACCGGCTCTTTTATATGATTATTTTATTCCTTAAGATTACTACGTATATGTTCGTGGATGCAAATCTACGCTTCCTCCCTTTAGGCAGTTGACGCGCTGATGAGCTAAGCCTATATACAAAAATTACACTTTTACTGTAAAAATTTCTCTGGATAATATAGATTCTACGAAAAAATTTAACAGAAAATTTTTAAAAAACCTACCATTCGAAAAATAATTATGTTATATTCATAAATATTACAGTATAACTGTAAAATATTTTTGGATATTTCATTATATTCCTACGATTTATTACAGTAAGACTAGAATTTTATGAGGTGCTTAATTCTATGGAAGACATTCACAAAAAAATCAAAGCTTTACGTCTCCAAAACAACCTAACATTGAAGGAACTAAGTGAAGAAACTGGATTATCACTTAGCTTTCTTTCGCAAATCGAAAGGGGGACTTCCTCACTATCCATTACATCTCTGAAGAAATTGGCTGATGCACTAGGAGTCTCAATGATCTTCTTTTTTGAAGACGATAAAGAAAACCAAAACTATTTATTAAGAAAAAGCGATCAAAGAATATTTCAAGTAAATGGTGGAGAACAGAGGTACGTCCGCTTGTCCGGTACATTTCCAGACAGGAAACTGGAGCCGCTAATGGTTATACTTCCCCCAAAAATGAAAGAGGAACAGAGTTACAGTCATTCGGGAGAGGAGTTTTATTATGTCTTGCAAGGTGAGGTCATTTTTCATTTAAACCAGGACGGCTATCATCTGAAAGCTGGCGACACTATTCACTTTCCTTCTGAACTTTTGCATGCGTGGGAAAACCCAACTTCGGAGGAAACAATCATTTTGAGTATATCAACACCTATCATTTTCTAATTGACACAAAGGAGTGTAGAACAAATGAGAGTAGCGACAGATATCGGGGGTACTTTTACAGATCTTGTATATGTTGATGAAAACGGTTTCGTAGGAGTAGCAAAAAGCAATACCACTCCACCGAACTTTGAGAAAGGTGTACTTGACGTTATTGAGAAAGCTGGTATTAAAAGCGAGCAATTGTCGATGTTTATTCATGGAACAACGGTCATTATCAATGCGCTAACTGAGCGCAAAGGGGCCAAAATGGGGTTGATTACGACAGAAGGATTCCGGGATATTTTAGAAATTGCAAGAGGCAACAGGCCGGATCTATTCAATGTTCGATACAAAAAACCAGAACCGTTCGTTGAACGGCATTTGCGACTCGAGGTAAGTGAACGTCTCAATTATAAAGGTGAGATTCTATCCCCTCTGCATCGAGAAGATATAGAAAGATGTGTGGATTACTTTAAAAAAGAGGGTGTGGAGGCGATTGCCGTTTCTTACATGCATTCTTATGTTAATCCGGCACATGAAATAGAGACAGTAAAGATTATTAAAGAGCTATGGCCAGAAGTATTTGTGACAGCGTCGAGCGATATCACAAAAGAATGGCGTGAATATGAAAGAACTAATACAGCCGTTTTAAATGCTTATGTCCAGCCCGCCGCTACTACATACATTGATAAATTAGACAAGAAATTACGGGAACAAACTGAGATAGATCAGCGTTACATCATGCAATCAAATGGCGGGACAACAAGATTTAACAGTGCCAAAGCGGCGCCTATTAACATGGTTGAGTCCGGGCCGGTGGCCGGTATTTTTGGAGCCGCTGTTCTTGGGGAACTGATCGGTGAAAAAAACATCATTGCATTTGATATTGGTGGAACTACAGCAAAATGTTCACTCATTGAAAACGGGGAAGTGAAAGTTTCTACAGATTACTATATTGAGAGAGATAGCCGAAATGCAGGATACCCGATTAAAGCACCTGTTGTCGATATTGTGGAAATCGGAAATGGAGGCGGTTCCATCGCTTGGATAGATGATGCAGGCTCATTGAAAGTCGGGCCGCAATCTGCCGGTGCGATGCCTGGACCAGTCGCATACGGATTGGGCGGCACGGCTCCAACCACAACAGATGCTAACTTATTGACAGGCCGGCTGTCTCCTAAAAACTTCGACTACGATGTGGATATGGATCATGTAAAAGAAGTGATCCAGAAGAAAATAGGTGATCAATTTGAGATTTCTGCCGAAGAAGCAGCCCTTGGCATTATTCGTATTGCTAACTCGAACATGTTGAATGCATTAAAATTAATTTCTATTCGAAAAGGGCATAATCCGCAGGACTTCACTTTGCTGGCGTTTGGTGGAGGCGGATCGATGCACGCTCCGGCACTTGCACTCGAGCTCGGTGTTAAAAAAGTCATCGTACCAATTGCTTCACCGGTATTCTCTGCCTGGGGAATGCTTATGACTGACTTGCGGCATGATTATATCCAAACATATATCAAACGGATAAATGAGCTTTCTCTTGCCGAAATGGATGCACAATGGGAAGAAATCGAAAAACAGGCGCTTACCTATTATGAAGCTGAAGGGATGGAAGCTGGGACAATTGAATTCCATCGCTTTGCGGATATGCGCTATCTAGGACAAGAGCATACGGTAAAAGTTCCTGTTCCTAATGGCAAATGGACCGAGGAAGATAAACAGGCGATCATTGAAAAGTTCCATGAGCTTCACGAGAAGAATTACACATTTAAACTGGTTGATTCACCGACTGAAATTGTCAATCTCCATGTAACGGCTTTTGGCAAAGTGCCTAAACCGGTCATTGGAAAGATTACACGTGAAGGTTCTATAGAAGAAGCGAAAAAAGAAACACGTGATGTTTACTTCGAGCAAAAAGGGTGGGTTAGCACACCAGTTTACGATCGGGACAAACTTCCGCCAAATGAAGTAGTTCATGGACCCGCAGTAATAGAAGAAAAAGCAGCCGTCACTGTTATTTATGAAGGACAGCAGTTGCACCTGGATGACTTTGGAAACATCATTATCGAAATGGAGGCAAAGTAATATGACAACTTCTGTAAAAGTGGATCCGTTTACACTGGAAATCGTTAAAGATTCTCTTTTGGCAGCTGGGGACGAGATGTTTGTGGCCCTTGCTCGCACATCCATGAGTCCTATCATTTACGAAGTACTTGACTATGCCAGCGGTTTGACTGATGCACAGGGAAATCTTCTTACTCAAGGCAATGGTGTTACCGGATTTATCGGAATGCTTACCTTTATGGTAAAGGAAACACTGAAGAAATATCCTGGCGATAAGCTGAAGCCTGGAGATGTTATTATCATCAATGACCCTTATAACGGAGGAGGATCCCATCTTTCCGATGTTGGACTTGTTATGCCGATTTTCTATGAAGGTGAACTCATTGCCTTCTCGGCAAACAAGGCCCATTGGACAGAGGTCGGCGGGAAGGATCCCGGCTCATTTACAAACGATGCCGTAGACATTTTTCAAGAAGGCCTTCAATTCAATTGTATTAAATTATATGAAGAAGACCGCTTAAATGAAGGCATTGTTGAAATTATTCGCTCCAACGTCCGCTTTCCGGACCTGTCATTAGGGGACATGTGGGCGCAGGTTGCCGCCTTACGCACAGGCGACCGCCGATTAAAAGAACTTTGTGAAAAGCATAGCAAAGAAACTATTCTGACAGCTATTAATTACTTATTGGATCATGGAGAGATCATTTCTCGACAAGAAATTAAAAAGCTGCCAAAGGGTGTTTTTGAAGCGGAAGATTATATTGATACAGACGGCATGGGCAACGGACCATTTAAAATTAAAGTAAAGGTAACAATTACGGATGACGAATTTATTTGTGATTTTCGGGGAAGCCATCCACAGGTGCCAGGCCCGATGAACTGTTCCTATACAGGACTCATGTCAGCTGTGCGATCTATTTTCCTGGCTATAACAAACCCTGAGCAAGATGTGAACGATGGAGTGTTTAGGCCACTTCAGGTACTTGTTGACAAAAAATCAATTATGTCTGCCGAGCGACCAGTTCCTGTCTCTAACTATTTTGAGACGCTCTTAGGAAGTTTAGACTTAGTCTGGAAAGCTTTGGCGCCACACTTGCCAGAACGGCTGACTGCAGGACACCATTTGTCCGTTTGTGCCGTAACATTGTCTGGCAATCACCAAGATACAGAGGAACCTTTCCTTATTGTTGAACCTTCTGTTGGAGGATGGGGTGGAGGCGCTGGACAAGATGGCGCTTCAGGTCAGTTCTGTATCGCAGATGGCGAGACGTATAACGTTCCGGTCGAAGTAGCGGAAACACGTTATGGTGTTCTTATTGATGAATATAGTCTTCGCCAGGACGGCAATGGGGCAGGTGCAGGTGAATACATTGGCGGAAAAGGGGTCATCCGTGCTTATCGCGCATTATCTGATAACCAGGCCGCCACAGTTACCTTTGGCCGCAATAAATTTTATCCGTGGGGAATGAACAAAGGCCATGAAGGTTCGCCAAACGAGTTCTATGTTCATAAGGCAAATGGGGAGATAGATGGACCATATGGCGTTTATCCGCGGTACAAGCTTCAAAAGAACGATGTGGTGCGCCTGATGACAGGAACAGGAGGCGGTTATGGCAGTCCGTCCAAGCGTCCAGCCGCCCAAGTGGCCAAGGATGTGAAAAATGGTTATTTTACTGTCGAAGAGGCAAAAGCACACTTCCTCGTTGACATCGACCCGGATACTTTTGACTACCAAGAGCTGCCAGGCAGACTATCATAATTGGAGGCATTCATATGGATATTAAAGAACCAAAAGTCACAAAAGAAATTGTTCAAACCCTTTTTCAGAATCAATTCCAAGGCACGGAAGTAAAGTTCGGTTTTGTTTCCATCCCAGCCGGAGAGCGCCTTCCCTTAGAGGGAACGGGTGTTCATGAAGAACATGAGTATTCGTATATTCTCAAGGGCACTTTAGCTGGTGAGAGCGGGGGACAGCCTTATAAAATTAATGCGGGGGAAGCGTCTTATATTCCTGCTGGAGAGCACCATTGGTGTGTCAATGAAGGGGAAAGTGCTTGCGAATTGATCTATGCATTGGTGAAAAGTTGATAATAAAGTGAAAAATAGAATAGGAAGACATAGGTGCTTCCTATTCTATTTTTATACCATAAAAAGGATGTGAAAGAATGGAGCAAACGAATACAGTGGAAGTGACAAAGAAAACAAGTTCAGAGGGATTCATGGGCCAAGATCAGGCATTGGATTCTATCCCCGAATCTGCTCGGCAGCATTGGCTGACTCCAGCGATGATTTTTGGCGGATTAGAATTTACCATTCCAGTTTTAATGGTTGGCTCTACATTAACCGGAAGTTTTGGGTTGTCAAAAATACTTTTAATACTTCTCATTTCATTATTCGGCATTCAATGGGTTGGAAATACCTTGCAAGGATATATAGGCGCGAAAACAGGGCGCTCTTCTTCTGTTATTTCCCGTTCCAGCTTCGGTGATGTTCAGGCAAAAGTCATTGTTGGATTTACCATTTTTATCGTTTCACTTGGCTGGTGGGCATTGCAAACGGCTGTTGCGGGAAATGCGATTTCTGCGATGTTTGGCATAGATTACAAGAGTAATTGGGTTGGCTGGGCGATTGTCACCGTCATATGCGGATTACTTTTTGCATTGCCGTCTATCATCGGTTACAGCTCGATGAAATGGACAGATTATATCGCCGTTCCCGCTGGCCTTATTTTAATAGCTGGGGGAATATACTACGCATTAAGAAATACAGGCTGGGAGGCGATCGCTTCATGGCATCCAGAACCTACGATGACAATATGGGCTGCCATTAGTTTAGTGATCGGAGTAAATGTTTCTCAGTGGGTCATTGCCTCGGATTATACACGCTATGCAAAGCCCACCTGGAAAGACAATATTATTATTCCGAGTGGCATTATATTCGTGGGTTTTCCTCTTTTCATTGTTGGGGCTATAATGGCCGTAGGAGTGGGGGATGCCGATATCGTGAATGTTATGATGGGCATGGGTTTTCCTATTTGGGGCTTTCTTATTTTATGGTTTGCGACTTGGACATCGCAACTTGTCAATAACTATAGCATGGGATTAGCTTTAGCAAATATTTTTAATGTCAACTCCGGGAAAGGGAGAGCACTCCTCACACTTCTTGGCACGATTCTGGCAATTATTGTCGCGCTATTGGGAATACTTGAACATTTTATGGACTTCTTATACTTAACAGCCTTGCTTTACCCAGCTATAGGAGGCGTCATGATGGGTGATTTCTTCTTTATTCGCAAACAACAGTGGGAGGATTGCAGAGGGTGGAACTGGATGGCCACCATTGCCTTACTCGCGGGAATCGTTGTCGGCTATCTTACACAATATGTATCCCCATGGGGGCTGCCAGCCGTTCAATCCCTCCTTATTTCCCTCGTTGTGTACATCGTTGCAATGAAGATAAAAAAGAACGTAGCGCCGGATCAGTTTACAGCATAGCCCTATGTTAACCAAGAATTATCACCTATTTAATAGTAAGTAAAGAACATACCCATGAACAAACGAAATAAAAAGCCGGTCCCTTTAAAATAAAAGGTGGCCGGCTTTTTTTCTAGCCTATGCTATTTGAAATAATGAGCAGGGGAGCTAAGGTATTTTTCTCCTGTTCTAGGGACATTCATTTCATCAGGCATTTTTAAAAACAAGGTTTATTCAGGAATATATGGATAGTATGAGGGAAATATAACATGTGGCAAGGAATAAAAAAACTTTGGAGGATCGTTCATGAAAAATAACCAATCCAATCATCAAAGCCAGACGAATGAAGAACACGAAAACACATTAACGAATCGGCAGGGTCATCCTGTGACGAATAATCAAAATATGAGAACGGTTGGAAATCGCGGTCCAGCCATGTTAGAGAATTATGATTTTATTGAGAAAGTCAGCCATTTTGATAGAGAACGGATTCCAGAGCGCGTCGTGCATGCGCGTGGTGCCGGAGCCCATGGCTATTTTGAGGCCTATGGAACAGCTGGAAAGGAACCTGTTTCAAAGTACACGAGGGCGAAACTGTTTCAAGAAAAAGGCAAAAAAACGCCTGTTTTTGTACGTTTTTCGTCAGTTATCCATGGAGGGCATTCTCCGGAAACGTTGCGTGATCCTCGCGGCTTTGCCGTGAAATTTTATACAGAGGATGGGAACTGGGATCTTGTCGGGAATAACTTGAAAATTTTCTTTATCCGTGATGCGATGAAGTTCCCGGATATGATTCATGCATTTAAGCCTGATCCAGTGACGAATATCCAAGATCCAGAGAGGTTTTTTGACTTTTGTGCAAGCTCTCCGGAATCTTTCCATATGGTGACTTTTGTTTATTCTCCTTGGGGAATTCCTGCGAACTATCGCATGATGCAAGGTTCTGGAGTGAACACGTACCGCTGGGTTAACAATGAAGGAAAAGCAGTCCTTGTTAAATATCACTGGGAACCGAAACAGGGCATTAAAAACTTGACGATGAAAGAAGCGGGCGAAATTCAAGCTACAAACTTTAATCATGCTACACAAGATTTATATGAAGCTATTGAGCGCGGCGAATATCCGGAGTGGGAGCTTCTTGTACAAGTCATGAGCGATGAAGAGCACCCTGAACTTGATTTTGACCCGCTGGACTGTACAAAATTGTGGCCGGAAGATCAATTCCCATGGCTGCCGGTGGGCAAGATGGTTCTAAACAAAAACCCGGAAGATTATTTTACTGAAGTGGAACAAGCTGCATTTGGCACAGGTGTGCTTGTGGATGGCCTTGATTTTTCTGATGATAAAATGCTGCAGGGCAGAACATTTTCTTATTCAGATACACAGCGTTATCGTGTCGGACCGAATTATCTTCAACTGCCGATTAATGCGCCGAAAAAGCGGGTGGCTACCAATCAGAGCGGCGGACAGATGCAGTATAAAGTTGATCATCCAAATCCTCATATCAACTATGAACCATCCATACTGGACGGCCTGAAAGAAGCCAAACAGCATGGCAAGGAACATACGCCACATGTGGAAGGGAATATTGTACGCGAGTCGATTGAACGGACGAACGATACAAAACAGGCAGGCGAAACGTATCGCCAATTCGAACAGTGGGAAAAGGATGAATTGATCGCAAACCTTGTAGCCGATCTTTCACGATGCGACCAGCGCATTCAAGATAAAATGATTTCTTATGCGGAGGAAGCAGATGAAGAGTATGGCCGCCGTTTAAGAGAAGGATTAGCCAATGCGCCAAAGGGAGGCTCTACCCGTAAGCCACTTGGAGATAACCATGCAGAGGATGCTACCAAACAAGCTGTAGAAAAAGGGCATGACGCTGATCCATACTAAATAGTTGAAAAAAGCCATAAACGAAATGTTTATGGCTTTTTTTTCGAGCTTTGCAGAGGAGAAAAAACTGCCTTCTTCTGAAGATTCTTGCCTACACTTTAGTGTCGGCATAGCAGCTTGCATGCAAAGATAACCAAGGAAGAAACCGAAGAGTGATCGATCGTTGTCTAAGCCTTTGGATGCTCTATTTTAATGGGCAATGTTAGTGAAATGTAAGAAGAAACGTTACTCTTTAAATTGTGCAAAAGAGGCTATTCAGAAAGGATGTCATTAGTTTGCTTGCTATATGACGCTTCAGAAGCATATGTTTCCGGTATCATAAGACCAGTAAAAAACGCTTAATCGGGTATTCAGAAATAGAGAAAAAGCTATAAGGGTTCATCTATACTGCTTATCGGTTATCATACTTCACAGACTATGAACTAAACCTTGTAAAAAGAGACCGAATATAAAGCATAACTTGACTATAAATAAAACCTTGTATTATATTAAATCATATAAGTCTTATAGGAATTTAGGATTTTTTGTTCTAAAACTGACTGACTTGTCAATCAATAAAGGGAAGAAGGGAAAGATAATTGGCAAATACAGATCGCAGAGAGGAACTTTTGCACGCAGCTCTTGAGATTTTCGCTACTAAAGGCTATCATGCCACGAAAATTTCGGACATTGTAAAGCAGACAGGGGTTGCACAAGGGACCTTTTACTGGCATTTCAAAAGCAAAGAGGAAATTGCATTAGAAATTATCGGTACAGGGAAAGAAAATTTGCTTGCAGCGATCCACCAGGGGTACAGGCAAACTTTTGGGACAACCGATGATATGATCAAATCTTCTACAGCTCTTATGAAGAGGATTTTCACTTTTGCTGAGAAAAATCGCAATCTTCTAACTCTCCTGTTAATCAAGGGACAAGGAGCAGATCCTGTAATTAGAGAAGCGGTTGCAGACACGGTTATAAGTATTGAACAGGCATTCAAAAAAAATATTGAAAGAGCGATTGAGCTGGAGATGCTAAATTCTAATCATAATGTTGATTTGCAAGCCAACATGTTAACGAGCCTTGTCATAGGCACACTGTCAAAATGGCTGTTTGGACCGAAGAACGACCTTAGCTATACACCGACCCTTTCTGTCGATGAGATTACTAGGGAATTAGTTGATTTTGAATTTTTTGGTTTGATTGGCCAAAGGAGGGAAACAGATTGACTGTTATTAAACAAGAAAATAAAGAATTCGGTATTTTTAATCAGATGGGCAAACAGGTAGAGGGAGCCTTTGCTCCTAATTCAAAGGGGCTTTCTCCAATCGAACTTCTAGAAGCTTCTTTAGGCATGTGTATTGTTATTTCTCTGCAAAGAATGTTTGAAAGGGACGGCATAACTGTATTAGATCATGAATTTTCAGTGGAGGTATCTGCCAAGAAAGCCCTGGAGGGTCCTTCCCGTGTAGAGAGGTGCAAGGTGGCTGTTACATTTCCGGAACATTTCACCGCTGAGTACAAAAAAAAGCTAATCATTTCGGCGGAAAGGGCATGCACCATAGGCAATACATTAAAACAGGGGGTAATGATTGATATAGAAGAGACAATATAGCATGTTTGTTGTTTAGAATTTTCAACCTTTCGCTTAACTAAAATAAGGAGATTTTAAGATGGAAAAGAATGTACGAAAAATCCCTCAAGCTCAGACCGATGATTTTGCTGTGACCTCTGTGCCGGCAGAACAGAGAAAATCGTCTGTCAATATTGCCATTACAAGTTGTGCCTGGATTATTTCCTTGTCGACGATTGTCACGGGCGGAGCTCTTATTCAAGGACTAAATTTTAAGAATGCGATTTTTGCAGCCATATTCGGTATGTTAATTTTAGCTGTCTATGGATTTTTTCAAGGGGTAATGGGCGCTAAATATGGAATCTCAACTACGGTTCTGGCCCGCCAGGCTTTTGGGCGTTATGGCGCGAGCTTATTCGGGATTGTATTAGCTTTAACCCTTGGAGTTGGATGGTTTGGCTGGCAGGTTGCTTTTTTTGGGACGACCATTTCTGAAATGTTTCCAAATGTTTGGCTCGCACAGCCTGAGGTGGCTATCGTTTGGGGAGGCATCTTAATGATGTGTACAGCCTTTATCGGTTACCGCGGACTTGCTGCCTTAAGCTTTATTGCTGTTCCCTTAGTTGTCATCTTATCGATTTGGGGGATTGTGAGTGCTGTCAATTATTCTGGAAGCTGGCATGCTTTATTATCATTTGAGCCAGCAGGCGACCCGATGACTGTTTTCGCGGGAATTACGATCGTCGTTGGAAATGCAGCCTTGGGTGCAGTAGTCTTTCCGGATGTAACGAGATATGCCAAAAGTGCGGCTTCCGGCGGCATTAGTGCATCTGTCGGTTATTTTCTTGGAGGGGTTTTCTGTATTATTGCTGGGGCCGCAATGGCCATTGCAGCCCAAGTTCCTGATATCGGGTCTACACCAAACATCCCAGCTGCCATGAGCAAGCTAGGACTAGGATTTTTTGCCTTTTTGATTTTAATTTTTGCCCAATGGACAACAAATGACAACAACTTATATACCGGCTCTTTGGGTCTTCGGAATGTTGTGAAAATCCCTAAAAAAGTCTTGGTTGTTTGTATGGGGGTTATTGGGATCCTCATTGCACTCATGGGTATTCAAGATATGTTTGTGCCATTCTTATCGTTCTTAGGGTTATATGTTCCCCCGATTGCAGGTGTAATGATTGCGGATCACTGGATTGTAGGGCCTAAGATTCGAAATAAGAAATATGAATTTGGGCCAGGATCGACGTATTCGGGATTAAACATTGCGGCGATTGTATCTGTAGTGATCGGTGGTTTTGTTACTTCTAAATTATCATTTGGTATTGGACCGATTAATTCTACTCTTCTTGCTTTCTTAATTTATATTGTTCTTACTTTTATTTTGAACAAATTAAACCTGCGTTACGAGCTTGGAGAAGTAAAGGAAGAGTCATCTGGATTTTAAGCGAATAGAAGGAGGAAAAGCTTCATGGAGAAACAACAAAATCAATGGGTGTTCGGAGTAGATGTCGGTGGAACGTTTACCGATTTAGTGGCTATCGACAGACACGGTAAAATGGTTTCAACTAAAACCCCTTCAACACCTGATCAATCAGATGGTGTCATGAATGGAATTAAGAAAGTCTCCGAAATCATTGGAGTGGATATAAAAGTTCTTTTAGCGAACAGTCCATTAGTTGTCCACGGAACAACCGTAGCGACAAACTCATTACTAGAGTATAACGGTGCGAAAGTAGGGTTGCTTACGACAGAGGGATTCCGTGACGAAATTGAATTCCGCCGTGCCTATAAGGAAAGCGTATTTTCTCCGCGCCTTCAGGCGCCCTTTCAAATTGTTCCAAGAAGATATCGAGTGGGGATCCCGGAACGTCTAGATCATGCGGGAAAAGTAATCAAAGAGTTAGATGAAGCAGCTGTACGTCAGGCCGTCCGCGACTTTGTTGAGGAGGGAATCGAGGCTATTGCGGTATGCTTCCTATTCAGCTTCATGAATCCTTCCCACGAAAGCCGGGTAAGAGAGATTATCCAGGAAGAAGCTCCTGGAATGTTTGTTTCCTTATCTTACGAAGTGTTGCCACAAATTCGGGAGTTTGAACGCGTCAGCACGACCATTGTAAATGCCTTTACAGGGCCATCAATGCAAAGCTATTTAAACCATTTGGATGAACGTCTCCGTGCAGACGGTTTTACAGGTGAATTATTTGTTATGCAATCAAATGGAGGAGTCCAAAACGTCTTACAGAGTGGGAAATTTGCAGCCGGCGCTCTTCTCTCAGGGCCGGCAGGAGGG is from Bacillus sp. PK3_68 and encodes:
- a CDS encoding TetR/AcrR family transcriptional regulator, with the protein product MANTDRREELLHAALEIFATKGYHATKISDIVKQTGVAQGTFYWHFKSKEEIALEIIGTGKENLLAAIHQGYRQTFGTTDDMIKSSTALMKRIFTFAEKNRNLLTLLLIKGQGADPVIREAVADTVISIEQAFKKNIERAIELEMLNSNHNVDLQANMLTSLVIGTLSKWLFGPKNDLSYTPTLSVDEITRELVDFEFFGLIGQRRETD
- a CDS encoding cytosine permease, whose amino-acid sequence is MEKNVRKIPQAQTDDFAVTSVPAEQRKSSVNIAITSCAWIISLSTIVTGGALIQGLNFKNAIFAAIFGMLILAVYGFFQGVMGAKYGISTTVLARQAFGRYGASLFGIVLALTLGVGWFGWQVAFFGTTISEMFPNVWLAQPEVAIVWGGILMMCTAFIGYRGLAALSFIAVPLVVILSIWGIVSAVNYSGSWHALLSFEPAGDPMTVFAGITIVVGNAALGAVVFPDVTRYAKSAASGGISASVGYFLGGVFCIIAGAAMAIAAQVPDIGSTPNIPAAMSKLGLGFFAFLILIFAQWTTNDNNLYTGSLGLRNVVKIPKKVLVVCMGVIGILIALMGIQDMFVPFLSFLGLYVPPIAGVMIADHWIVGPKIRNKKYEFGPGSTYSGLNIAAIVSVVIGGFVTSKLSFGIGPINSTLLAFLIYIVLTFILNKLNLRYELGEVKEESSGF
- a CDS encoding OsmC family protein encodes the protein MTVIKQENKEFGIFNQMGKQVEGAFAPNSKGLSPIELLEASLGMCIVISLQRMFERDGITVLDHEFSVEVSAKKALEGPSRVERCKVAVTFPEHFTAEYKKKLIISAERACTIGNTLKQGVMIDIEETI